The region GGAAGGCAGCGTGTCGCTCGCGCTTGATCTTGACGACGCCGGGCGTCTCCTGGAAGAAGTCCGAGCCGGCGCGCGCCTGCACGGAGGTGAGCAGTACCGTCGGCACGTCGGGCAGCGCGGGCATGGCCGGCAGCGTGCCCGCATCGAGCAGCTTCTGGATCGTCTGCAGCTCGCCCTGCCATTTCGGCGGGATGCTCGACGCGAGCAGGCGCCGGTCTTGCTGCAGGCGTACCGGGTCGATGCCTTTGAGTACGCCCTCGAGGCCTTCATCCGCCGGGTCGACGAAGACCAGGCCGGCAACCCGCTGCGGATGGGTGGCTGCGAAGTAGCGGATCAGGAAGGCGCCGTACGAGTGGCCCACAAGGATCAGCGGCCCGTCCACCTTGCGCTGGCTCAGCACTTCAGCCAGTTCGGCCGCGCTCTGTTCCATGCCGAGCGGCTGCGCGCGCGCCGGCGACTTGCCATAGCCTGCGCGCGAGTAGACCAGCACCGCCGCCTTCTTCGCGATGTCCGGCACTACCTTGCGCCACACCGACTGGTCGCTGGCGAAGCCCGCCTCGAAGACGACCGTATAGGGGCCTTCGCCCGCCTGCGCCACCTGCAACTGGTGCTGGCCCACGTTGACCATGCCGTCAAAATCGGCGGCCGCCGCCGTTGCCGTGAAGGCTGCCGCGGACAGCAGGCCGGCCAGTTTCCACTTCCATGCGCACGAAAACATATTTTTCCTTGTCGAGTGTGTTTGCTACAAATGTAGCATGCCACATTTGTAGCACCCCCGCAAGAAATACAGGGTGCGCCATGGGCTACGCGACTGGGCTGGCTGCGTTGCAGGGTGCTGCAACGCTTCATCGCAGCTGTTGGTATTCTGTCCCGCGAATTGCGCGGTTTGTCGCAATCCGGTGGCGATGCAGCGGGTGTTGGCCTAAAGTTCCATCATCGCAGGACACAAACCACTGACCCAAAGGAGCACATCATGAACATCGCTAAAAACATGGAAGCCATCTTCGTTGCCATCGTCGCCATCGCCGCCGCTACCAGCCTGGCCACCGCCGCCGTGCCGAAGTTCCGCGCCGCGCCAGCACCGCTCGTGGCCAGCGCCGACGCCGCTGCCACCATGTACACCGTCCATGTCAGCGCCAAGCGTTTGAGCGCCGCAGAAAAAGCCGCACTGTAAGCACGGCGATGCCATGCCGGCAGTACGGAAAAGGGCGGTAGCAGCAGTCAATCGTCATACCCCAACATGGGCAAGCGGAACGGGCGGCGCCCCCGGTTCTTTCCAGCCCTGGTGACAGCAGCCGCAAAAAGGCCGATGATCGTGTTTTCAACGACAGCAGGGCCAGCGCAATGTCACATCTGAAAATCAGCACCGACAAGGCGGAACTCGACGTTCCGGCCATCCACCATTTTCTCAGCACCCAATCGACATGGGCCATCGGCATCCCGCTGGCTACCGTGCAGCGCGCGATCGACCATTCGCTGTGTTTTGGCGGCACGCTCGACGGCCGCCAGGTGGCGTTTGCCCGCGTGGTCAGCGACTATGCCACGTTTGCCTATCTGGTCGACGTGTATGTACTCGACGACTGTCGTGGCCGCGGCTACAGCAAGCGCTTGATGGAAGCCGTCATGGCGCATCCCGACTTGCAGGGCTTGCGCCGTTTCATGCTGGCCACCGGCACCGCGCATACGCTGTACGCGCGCCATGGCTTCACGGCGCCGCTGCGCCCGGAAACGCTGATGGAGCGCTATGTGCCGGACATCTACCAGCGCTGACTGACCGTATTGAAGGGCGGGCGCAAGTCGCCGTGGCTGGGGTGTTTACTGCCAGTGCATCAGGCACGGCGGAATCAGCAGCAGCAGGGCCAGCACCAGATAGATCAGCTGCAGCGGTATCATCCACTTGGCCCACGTAATCCAGGGGATGCGCGCCAGCGCCAGCACGCCGACGGTGATGCCGGAGGTGGGTATCATCGGCGTGGTGAATTCGCCGAACTGGAACGCCAGGATGGCCGTCTGGCGCGTCACGCCGACCAGGTCGGCCAGCGGCGCCATGATCGGCATAGTCAGCGCGGCCTGGCCGCTGCCCGAATGGATGAAGAAATTGATCACCGACTGCATGAAGAACATTTTCTGCGCGGCGAAGACGGGGCTCGATGAAGCCACCAGCGGCGTGAGCGCATGCAGCATGGTGTCGATGATCTGTGCGTCGCGCGCCAGGATCATGGTGCCGCGCGCCAGCGCGATGACCAGCGCCACGCTCACCATGTCGCGCGCACCCTGCACGAAAGACGCCACCAGGCTGTCCATGTCGAGCCGGCCGACCAGGCCGACGACGATGGCCATGCCGAGGAACAGGGCGGCGATTTCATCGATGAACCAGTCGTACTTGACGACGCCGACGACCATCGTCAGCAGGGTCGCCATGAAGATCCACAGCACGGCGCGGTGCGTGCGCGTCATGCCGGCAAAGGTGGAAAAGTCCAGCGTATGCTCGCCGCGCTTTTCAATGTCGAGCAGGTAGGTCGGGCTTTTTTCCGGATGGCGCTTGATGCGCGCCGCGTACCACATCAGGAAGACGATGCTGACAAACGTGGCGATGGCCCACACGATCAGGCGGTAGCCGATGCCGGAAAAGATCGGCACGCCGGCGATGCCCTGCGCGATGCCGACATTGAACGGGTTCAGGAAGGCGGCCGAAAAGCCCACTTGCGAACCGATGAAGGGAATCGACACGCCGACGATGGAGTCGTAGCCCAGGGCCAGTGCCAGCGGCACGAAGATCAGGATGAAGGGAATGGCTTCCTCGTTCATGCCGAAGGTGGCGCCGCCGAGGGAAAACATGGTGAAGAAGACGGGAATGAGGGCGGCGCGCACGAAGCGCGAACTGGTGTGCGCCTTGGCGATGGACTTGATCAGCGAATCGAAGGCCTCCGTTTTTTGCAGCACCGAGAAGGCGCCGCCGACGATCAGCACGAATCCGATGATCAGGCCGGCGTCGACGAAGCCCTTGATGGGCGCCATCATCAGGGCGGCAAAGCCCTGCGGCTTGTTGTCGACATAGTGGAAGGTGCCGGGAACGATCAGCTGCTTGCCGTTGATCAGCTGGGTGTCGAATTTCCCGCCCGGTACCAGCCAGGTCGCCAGCGCGATCATGGCCAGGATGCCGCATAGCAGGACAAAGGTATTGGGCAGCTTGAAGTATTTTCTCATGCGGGTTTTCTTTATTATTGGCTGAGCAGGCTGCCGCCGCGGAAGGCGACGGCGCCGGCGACCTTGCCGACATTCATGCCGCGCAAGACGTGGCGGTGGGCGCTGCGCGCGAAGAAGACACCGGCGACCGTGCAGCGCAAGGTCGTCGTTTCACCGCTGACAGGGTCGATCAGGTCGGCCAGCGCATCGCCGGCGGCCAGCACGTCGCCCATCTCGCGCAGATACACCAGCACGCCGTGATGCGGCGCGAGGATCGGTTCCACGCCGGCCAGCGGCGTCGGCTGGCATTGCGGCGCGGGCAGGTCGTCGCCGGCGCCAGCGATGTCCAGCACGCCCTCGATGGCGAGGAAGCGCAGCAGGGCTTGCGCATCGCGCTCGGCCAGGGCATAGCTCACTTCCACTTCGCCGCGTAATTCGACGGTGGTCGACAGGCAGGCGGCGGGAATCGGATAGCGGCCGCCGAAGTGCGCGTCGAGGTCCCACCACAGGCGGCTGCACGCTTCGTCGAACGGCTCTTCGCCGGCCGCCAGTTCCAGCAGCACGGCGCGCGCGCCCAATAGCGCCGACAGGGGCGCGAGTTGCGCCGCCAGCGGCGTGCCCGTATACAGGTGCAGCGCGGCCTCGTTGTCGCAGTGCAGGTCGAGCACGATATCGGCATCGATGGCCATGCCCAGCAGCGTTTTTTTCAGCACGCCCGCATCCGTGCCAGGCTGCCAGGCGGCGACGGCGGCGCGCGCATGCTGGCGTATCAGGGCCACATTGGCATCGGCATCGGGCCCCAGCAGGCCATCGAGCGTGGTTTTCAGCTCATCGGCCACGTGGCGGTAGGCGCGGTTGAAGTTGATGCCGGTGGTCAGGTCGAAGCGGCCGAACGGCGCGCCATGGATG is a window of Janthinobacterium sp. 1_2014MBL_MicDiv DNA encoding:
- a CDS encoding alpha/beta fold hydrolase, with translation MFSCAWKWKLAGLLSAAAFTATAAAADFDGMVNVGQHQLQVAQAGEGPYTVVFEAGFASDQSVWRKVVPDIAKKAAVLVYSRAGYGKSPARAQPLGMEQSAAELAEVLSQRKVDGPLILVGHSYGAFLIRYFAATHPQRVAGLVFVDPADEGLEGVLKGIDPVRLQQDRRLLASSIPPKWQGELQTIQKLLDAGTLPAMPALPDVPTVLLTSVQARAGSDFFQETPGVVKIKRERHAAFLSQFSSGAHVFTPNSGHGIQMQEPELVVAAIGQVLTLVTQNAAREARAKAKQTLMGELEQSAALLEQHQQDAAARRVAAALGNSTLSEADINALGFDLLLKAKRPPLATLVLAYNSQTYAQSDNAADSHGEALLAGGLAEAARRQFARALALGQANGARAQAMAGYRQHLSQAEQALKQP
- a CDS encoding GNAT family N-acetyltransferase, which translates into the protein MSHLKISTDKAELDVPAIHHFLSTQSTWAIGIPLATVQRAIDHSLCFGGTLDGRQVAFARVVSDYATFAYLVDVYVLDDCRGRGYSKRLMEAVMAHPDLQGLRRFMLATGTAHTLYARHGFTAPLRPETLMERYVPDIYQR
- a CDS encoding YfcC family protein — its product is MRKYFKLPNTFVLLCGILAMIALATWLVPGGKFDTQLINGKQLIVPGTFHYVDNKPQGFAALMMAPIKGFVDAGLIIGFVLIVGGAFSVLQKTEAFDSLIKSIAKAHTSSRFVRAALIPVFFTMFSLGGATFGMNEEAIPFILIFVPLALALGYDSIVGVSIPFIGSQVGFSAAFLNPFNVGIAQGIAGVPIFSGIGYRLIVWAIATFVSIVFLMWYAARIKRHPEKSPTYLLDIEKRGEHTLDFSTFAGMTRTHRAVLWIFMATLLTMVVGVVKYDWFIDEIAALFLGMAIVVGLVGRLDMDSLVASFVQGARDMVSVALVIALARGTMILARDAQIIDTMLHALTPLVASSSPVFAAQKMFFMQSVINFFIHSGSGQAALTMPIMAPLADLVGVTRQTAILAFQFGEFTTPMIPTSGITVGVLALARIPWITWAKWMIPLQLIYLVLALLLLIPPCLMHWQ
- a CDS encoding succinylglutamate desuccinylase/aspartoacylase family protein — encoded protein: MQVHQHPISTPHASVACQLSSFHFGSPAAGSRSGKKVYIQAALHADEVPGMLVAQFLRRELLALEAAGKIHGEVILVPAANPIGLAQAIHGAPFGRFDLTTGINFNRAYRHVADELKTTLDGLLGPDADANVALIRQHARAAVAAWQPGTDAGVLKKTLLGMAIDADIVLDLHCDNEAALHLYTGTPLAAQLAPLSALLGARAVLLELAAGEEPFDEACSRLWWDLDAHFGGRYPIPAACLSTTVELRGEVEVSYALAERDAQALLRFLAIEGVLDIAGAGDDLPAPQCQPTPLAGVEPILAPHHGVLVYLREMGDVLAAGDALADLIDPVSGETTTLRCTVAGVFFARSAHRHVLRGMNVGKVAGAVAFRGGSLLSQ